The proteins below come from a single Aegilops tauschii subsp. strangulata cultivar AL8/78 chromosome 6, Aet v6.0, whole genome shotgun sequence genomic window:
- the LOC109757428 gene encoding 7-deoxyloganetin glucosyltransferase, whose amino-acid sequence MTRNPNLYTQIHRRSVRFTPHPTLPKSTFQEQRARITDRPRALRRLRLFDAAMSSEAHQLRQPHAVLIPQPAQGHVTPMLHLAKALHARGFRITFVNSEYNRRRLLRSRGPGSLDGADGFRFEAVPDGLPPSDDHGDDVTQDIAALCLSTIKHSAAPFRELLARLNNSTPVSCVIADGVMSFAQRVAEELGIPALVFWTTSACGFMGYLHFAELIRRGYVPLKDESDLTNGYLDTPIDWIPGMEGIRLKDIPSFIRTTDPDDVMLNFDGGEAQNARGARGLILNTYDALEQDVVDALRRTFPRLYTVGPLAKAAAGGAETELDAIGGNLWKEDTSCLRWLDAQRQPGSVVYVNFGSITVVTAAQLAEFAWGLASCGRPFLWVVRPDLVAGEKAVLPEGFVRETKDRGVLASWCPQERVLSHPSVGLFLTHCGWNSTLESVCAGVPMVCWPFFAEQPTNCRYACAKWGIGMEIGGDVAREEVARLVREAMDGERGKAMRASATAWKESARAATGAGGSSSENMDRLVEFLRAGCDGAT is encoded by the exons ATGACGAGAAACCCCAATCTCTACACGCAG ATCCACCGGCGAAGCGTACGTTTCACTCCTCACCCAACGCTGCCGAAATCGACCTTCCAAGAACAGCGTGCCCGGATCACCGATCGACCGCGAGCACTCCGTCGGCTGCGCCTGTTTGACGCGGCGATGAGTTCGGAGGCGCACCAGCTGCGGCAGCCGCACGCGGTGCTGATCCCGCAGCCGGCGCAGGGCCACGTCACGCCGATGCTGCACCTCGCCAAGGCGCTGCACGCCCGGGGCTTCCGCATCACCTTCGTCAACTCCGAGTACAACCGCCGCCGCCTGCTCCGGTCCCGCGGCCCCGGCTCGCTGGACGGCGCCGACGGCTTCCGCTTCGAGGCCGTCCCGGACGGCCTGCCGCCGTCCGACGACCACGGCGACGACGTCACGCAGGACATCGCCGCGCTCTGCCTGTCAACCATCAAGCACAGCGCCGCCCCGTTCAGGGAGCTGCTGGCCAGGCTTAACAACAGCACGCCGGTGAGCTGCGTCATAGCCGACGGCGTCATGAGCTTCGCGCAGAGGGTCGCCGAGGAGTTGGGCATCCCGGCCTTGGTGTTCTGGACTACGAGCGCCTGTGGCTTCATGGGTTACCTCCACTTCGCCGAGCTCATTAGAAGAGGCTATGTGCCACTCAAAG ATGAGAGTGACCTGACTAATGGGTACCTGGACACTCCAATCGACTGGATCCCCGGAATGGAAGGCATCCGTCTGAAAGACATACCCAGCTTCATCAGAACGACCGACCCGGACGACGTGATGCTCAACTTCGACGGCGGCGAGGCGCAGAACGCGCGCGGCGCCCGCGGGCTCATCCTCAACACGTACGACGCGCTGGAGCAGGACGTCGTCGACGCGCTCCGCCGCACGTTCCCGCGCCTgtacaccgtcggcccgctggCCAAAGCCGCCGCGGGAGGCGCCGAGACCGAGCTCGACGCGATCGGCGGGAACCTCTGGAAGGAAGACACGAGCTGCCTCCGCTGGCTGGACGCCCAGCGGCAGCCCGGGTCGGTGGTGTACGTCAACTTCGGCAGCATCACGGTGGTGACCGCGGCGCAGCTCGCGGAGTTCGCGTGGGGGCTGGCGAGCTGCGGCCGGCCGTTCCTGTGGGTCGTCCGGCCAGACCTCGTGGCCGGCGAGAAGGCCGTGCTTCCGGAGGGGTTCGTCCGGGAGACCAAGGACAGGGGAGTCCTGGCGAGCTGGTGCCCGCAGGAGCGCGTCCTCTCGCACCCGTCGGTGGGGCTGTTCCTGACGCACTGCGGGTGGAACTCGACGCTGGAGAGCGTGTGCGCCGGCGTGCCGATGGTCTGCTGGCCCTTCTTCGCCGAGCAGCCAACCAACTGCCGGTACGCGTGCGCCAAGTGGGGCATCGGGATGGAGATCGGTGGCGACGtggcgagggaggaggtggcgcGGCTGGTGCGCGAGGCCATGGACGGCGAGAGGGGCAAGGCGATGAGAGCGAGCGCGACGGCGTGGAAGGAAAGCGCCAGGGCAGCGACGGGGGCAGGTGGCTCGTCGAGCGAGAACATGGATCGGCTGGTCGAGTTCTTGCGTGCCGGGTGTGATGGTGCTACCTGA